From the Malus domestica chromosome 17, GDT2T_hap1 genome, one window contains:
- the LOC103437287 gene encoding uncharacterized protein, whose product MVVATASATVTGASSLRYSSGSDQRRLRPAQKFTSYTKFAIHYPNCLSSTRVKGYFPIRALDPQRGGEEEEVNSNVGNNGSGLISEDDLEYLGKVVAGSLVAAAVIKYGSVVLPEITRPNIVQALIMIFMPIVVAVLLLIKQSRAEGRS is encoded by the exons ATGGTGGTGGCAACTGCCTCAGCTACGGTGACAGGAGCCTCCAGCCTCCGATACTCGTCCGGGTCTGATCAACGGCGGCTACGGCCCGCACAGAAGTTCACGAGTTACACGAAATTTGCCATCCACTACCCCAATTGCTTATCTTCCACAAGGGTAAAGGGGTATTTCCCTATCCGAGCTCTTGACCCTCAAAGAGgaggtgaggaagaagaagtgaaTTCAAACGTGGGTAACAATGGCAGCGGTTTGATCTCTGAG GACGATTTGGAATATCTGGGGAAGGTGGTAGCCGGTTCCCTTGTGGCTGCAGCGGTAATAAAGTACGGAAGCGTAGTTTTGCCTGAGATAACTAGACCCAATATCGTCCAGGCTCTTATCATGATATTCATGCCTATTGTTGTAGCTGTTTTGCTTTTGATCAAGCAAAGCCGTGCGGAGGGCCGAAGCTAG